In a single window of the Rhodococcus pyridinivorans genome:
- a CDS encoding ATP/GTP-binding protein produces MPSLRSRKKDAAPAPTAPEIDQADTPTVPRRHPPKRNKWLDRWGWYEPRPEGVWSTTRQAEALNLATTRKNVRHEGLVSGRNLMSNALVITDPFALYGSEIENINVAVVGDIGKAKSSLIKTTLGLRQIAAGRQVVVIDKKRQGDRGGEYTELAKSLGVPSIRFKTGGDGARLNIMDPAISSSVTTSGGIVPAGQEVLIAAVLEDTMQRTLVQTEIAALNLALRLVNERARSEGTEPILRDVADLLLSTPEEATVTFGEVWEKEACRWGRDPGLALRQLCEGDLRGLVDQPTSVDVRHALNHPLVHFDVSELPNKGPALRVVMTVINTWLSNVLAARASEHKQTILIVEEGWHIAEGSTGRVFRDNMKLSRGLGLSTVSAFHHIADLPADSPARALMQEAGIVFLYGQDRVDDAEQTVRMYHLPEYCVDLLMSMHKGQCLVVMGKSDPVLMKHERSPLEITLTDTDEVIRGEASTLVGQTRLPDTLDAEELAELVGAVQ; encoded by the coding sequence ATGCCGTCACTACGCAGCCGCAAAAAGGACGCTGCGCCTGCGCCGACCGCTCCGGAGATAGATCAGGCGGACACGCCGACGGTTCCTCGTCGACATCCGCCGAAGCGCAACAAATGGCTCGACCGGTGGGGATGGTACGAGCCGCGCCCGGAAGGGGTGTGGTCGACGACCCGCCAGGCCGAAGCGCTGAATCTGGCGACCACCCGCAAGAACGTACGGCACGAAGGTCTCGTGTCCGGGCGGAACCTGATGTCGAATGCGCTGGTCATCACCGATCCGTTCGCGTTGTACGGAAGTGAGATCGAGAACATCAACGTCGCGGTGGTCGGTGACATCGGCAAGGCGAAGTCCTCACTGATCAAGACCACCCTGGGATTGCGGCAGATCGCGGCCGGCCGCCAGGTCGTGGTGATCGACAAGAAGCGCCAAGGTGATCGCGGTGGTGAGTACACCGAGCTCGCCAAGTCGCTGGGGGTGCCGTCGATCAGGTTCAAGACCGGCGGTGACGGTGCGCGGTTGAACATCATGGACCCGGCGATTTCGTCGTCGGTGACCACTTCTGGTGGCATCGTGCCGGCCGGTCAAGAAGTGCTGATTGCCGCGGTACTCGAGGACACCATGCAGCGGACGTTGGTGCAGACGGAGATCGCGGCGCTGAACCTGGCGCTGAGACTGGTCAACGAACGTGCCCGCAGCGAGGGCACCGAACCGATCCTGCGTGATGTCGCCGATCTGCTGCTGTCGACGCCGGAGGAAGCGACGGTCACCTTCGGTGAGGTGTGGGAGAAGGAAGCGTGCCGGTGGGGTCGTGATCCGGGCCTGGCGCTGCGGCAGCTCTGCGAAGGGGATCTGCGAGGGTTGGTCGATCAGCCGACCTCGGTCGATGTCCGTCATGCGCTCAACCATCCGCTCGTGCACTTCGACGTGTCCGAACTGCCCAACAAGGGACCGGCGCTGCGGGTGGTGATGACGGTCATCAATACGTGGCTGTCGAATGTTCTCGCCGCTCGCGCATCCGAGCATAAGCAGACCATTCTCATCGTCGAGGAAGGCTGGCACATCGCGGAAGGCTCGACCGGGAGGGTTTTCCGCGACAACATGAAGCTCTCTCGCGGCCTGGGCCTGTCCACGGTCTCAGCGTTCCATCACATCGCCGATCTACCTGCGGATTCTCCGGCTCGAGCGTTGATGCAGGAAGCCGGGATCGTGTTCCTGTACGGACAGGATCGGGTGGACGATGCCGAGCAGACGGTTCGCATGTACCACCTGCCCGAATACTGCGTCGATCTGCTGATGTCGATGCACAAGGGACAGTGTCTCGTGGTGATGGGCAAGTCCGATCCGGTGCTGATGAAGCACGAGCGGTCCCCGCTCGAGATCACCCTCACCGACACCGATGAGGTCATTCGAGGTGAGGCGAGCACGCTGGTCGGGCAGACCCGGCTCCCGGACACTCTCGATGCCGAGGAATTGGCCGAGCTGGTGGGGGCGGTGCAGTGA
- a CDS encoding PIN-like domain-containing protein, producing MAEEVSRPVPQRLSDQFAPWLSSSSPDEAQFFKNAVIALDANVLLELYRISSSTRREVLDVLSVVKERIWIPHQTALEYARNREDATRDSAKNVRTIKDTLLKSEESAINEFREASKKFAKFREKHRTAREWDPQKYGIDEKSIGESIKVFRKEFLKEIEEISGEVDPISADPGGDSILRELDELLEGRIGEPYSSFELQKHVEHAINFRYPNEIPPGHEDRGKGEDVRQAGDYLVWRQILDYMAKIEDCDEKLVILVTNDFKRDWWVLGGGGKLLRPREELICEMRDEAGAELLLLSISDLLSGASKYLKQHVTPEAVSEMNDNEQKVATYVSGVLSGFLEELRKSQDVELSSGFLEELRKSQDVKFSSGFLEELRKSQDVKFSSGFLEALRRSQSALENPEVAKAVHDAQNAADTESDLSSMEVLSEDDEVDPEQ from the coding sequence GTGGCAGAAGAGGTTTCCAGACCAGTACCCCAGCGACTCAGTGATCAGTTTGCTCCGTGGCTTAGTTCCTCGTCGCCCGATGAGGCGCAGTTCTTCAAGAACGCAGTGATTGCACTCGACGCGAACGTGTTGCTCGAACTCTATCGAATCTCTTCGTCCACCCGAAGAGAGGTACTTGATGTTCTTTCGGTGGTCAAGGAAAGAATTTGGATTCCTCATCAGACGGCGCTTGAATACGCTAGAAACCGCGAAGATGCTACTCGGGACAGTGCTAAAAATGTAAGAACGATAAAAGATACTCTTCTAAAATCTGAGGAGAGTGCAATAAATGAATTCAGAGAGGCAAGTAAGAAATTTGCTAAATTTCGCGAGAAGCATCGGACGGCACGGGAGTGGGACCCGCAGAAGTACGGAATAGATGAAAAGTCTATTGGAGAATCCATAAAGGTATTCCGAAAGGAATTTCTGAAAGAGATCGAAGAAATTTCAGGGGAGGTCGATCCGATATCGGCGGATCCAGGTGGTGACAGCATCCTTAGGGAGTTGGATGAGCTACTTGAGGGGAGAATTGGAGAGCCGTACTCCTCCTTCGAACTGCAGAAACACGTCGAGCATGCAATTAACTTCAGGTACCCGAACGAGATCCCTCCGGGGCACGAAGATCGGGGTAAAGGGGAGGATGTTCGGCAAGCCGGCGACTATTTAGTATGGCGCCAAATCCTTGATTATATGGCTAAAATTGAGGATTGCGATGAGAAGCTTGTAATCCTCGTTACAAACGATTTTAAACGGGATTGGTGGGTTCTTGGAGGGGGAGGCAAACTGTTGCGCCCCCGGGAAGAACTGATCTGTGAGATGCGGGACGAGGCGGGAGCGGAACTCCTGTTGCTCTCTATTAGCGACCTTTTGAGTGGGGCGAGTAAGTATCTCAAGCAGCATGTTACTCCAGAGGCTGTCAGTGAGATGAATGATAATGAACAAAAAGTGGCCACGTACGTTTCTGGGGTGCTGTCGGGTTTCCTGGAGGAGCTCAGGAAGTCTCAGGACGTGGAACTCTCCTCGGGTTTCCTGGAGGAGCTCAGGAAGTCTCAGGACGTGAAGTTCTCCTCGGGTTTCCTGGAGGAGCTCAGGAAGTCTCAGGACGTGAAGTTCTCCTCGGGTTTCCTGGAGGCTCTCAGGCGTTCGCAGTCTGCTTTGGAGAATCCGGAAGTAGCGAAGGCTGTGCATGATGCACAGAACGCTGCGGACACAGAGTCTGATCTATCGTCCATGGAGGTTCTCAGCGAGGACGATGAAGTGGACCCCGAGCAGTAG
- a CDS encoding IS1634 family transposase — MAFVRKVRTASGAVAVQVVRKHRGGHEILAHVGSAHTDVELGILLERARQFLHGDQGMLDLDVPTPVEQIADVADWRTGQLPGPTTSNGGELAGAGRTVRTSARLLYDVLTFVYDRLGLDIIDDAVFQDLVIARIVEPTSKIDALRVLDDLGSNPVSYKTIQRHLAQVITGDYRDRIARRCFEYAATTGGLGLLLFDVTTLYFEAEKEDDLRKVGYSKERRVDPQIVVGLLVDRTGFPLEIGCFEGNKAETHTLVPMVRQFQARHGLEGVEMVIAADAGMLSASNLTALDDAGLKFIVGSRVTKAPGDLTSHFHWNGDVFTDGQIIDTVTPRHARSTVNTVKRRAEPIWNPTRDTTSWRAIWQYTRKRAVRDNQTLNAQEARARSVVDGTRKAKATRFVKTTTAGQQVDDVALARARSLVGLKGYVTNIPLTLMEPGEVIGKYHDLWHVEQSFRMSKTDLRARPMFHRTRDAIEAHLTIVFAALAVARCAQDQTGVAIARLVKQLRPLRTSTIAINGAVQDFPPQIPPPELEILTRLGFESGH, encoded by the coding sequence GTGGCATTCGTGCGGAAAGTGCGCACCGCATCCGGGGCGGTAGCGGTGCAGGTCGTGCGCAAACACCGCGGTGGACACGAGATCCTCGCCCACGTCGGGTCCGCGCACACCGACGTCGAGCTGGGCATTCTGCTCGAACGAGCCCGCCAGTTCCTGCACGGCGATCAAGGCATGCTCGATCTGGATGTGCCGACGCCCGTCGAGCAGATCGCCGATGTTGCCGACTGGCGAACCGGTCAACTACCCGGTCCGACCACGAGCAACGGCGGCGAACTCGCCGGCGCGGGACGAACCGTGCGCACCAGCGCCCGGTTGCTCTATGACGTGCTCACCTTCGTCTACGACCGGCTCGGCCTCGACATCATCGACGATGCAGTGTTCCAGGATCTGGTGATCGCCCGGATCGTCGAACCGACCTCGAAGATCGATGCCCTGCGCGTCCTCGATGACCTCGGTTCGAATCCGGTGTCCTACAAAACGATTCAACGCCACCTGGCGCAGGTCATCACCGGTGACTACCGCGACCGGATCGCCCGCCGCTGCTTCGAATACGCGGCCACCACCGGCGGATTGGGGTTGCTGCTGTTCGACGTGACCACCTTGTACTTCGAGGCCGAGAAGGAAGACGACCTGCGCAAGGTCGGATACTCCAAGGAGCGCCGGGTCGATCCGCAGATCGTGGTCGGGCTGCTCGTCGACCGCACCGGCTTCCCGCTGGAGATCGGGTGTTTCGAGGGCAACAAGGCCGAAACCCACACCCTGGTCCCGATGGTGCGTCAGTTCCAGGCCCGCCACGGCCTCGAGGGTGTGGAGATGGTCATCGCCGCCGATGCCGGCATGCTCTCCGCATCGAACCTGACCGCCCTGGACGACGCGGGCCTGAAGTTCATCGTCGGCTCCCGGGTGACGAAAGCACCGGGTGATCTGACGTCCCATTTCCATTGGAACGGTGATGTATTCACCGATGGTCAGATCATCGACACCGTCACGCCCCGGCACGCCCGCAGCACGGTCAACACCGTGAAGAGACGAGCCGAACCGATCTGGAACCCGACCCGGGACACCACCTCGTGGCGGGCGATCTGGCAGTACACCCGCAAACGTGCTGTCCGCGACAACCAAACATTGAATGCGCAGGAAGCGCGGGCCCGGTCGGTGGTCGACGGCACCCGGAAGGCCAAGGCCACCCGCTTCGTCAAGACCACCACCGCAGGTCAGCAGGTCGATGATGTCGCGCTGGCACGAGCCCGGTCCCTCGTCGGACTCAAGGGCTATGTCACCAACATCCCGCTCACGCTCATGGAACCGGGCGAGGTGATCGGCAAGTACCACGACCTGTGGCATGTCGAGCAGTCGTTCCGCATGTCGAAGACCGATCTGCGGGCACGGCCGATGTTCCACCGCACCCGCGACGCCATCGAGGCGCACCTGACCATCGTGTTCGCCGCCCTGGCCGTCGCTCGTTGCGCCCAAGACCAGACCGGGGTGGCGATCGCGAGGCTGGTCAAGCAACTGCGGCCGCTGCGGACCTCCACCATCGCCATCAACGGTGCCGTCCAGGACTTTCCGCCGCAGATCCCACCCCCCGAGCTGGAGATTCTCACCCGTCTCGGGTTCGAATCGGGACACTAA
- the mobF gene encoding MobF family relaxase: protein MTLHVLHAADGYEYLTRQVATADRERERGAELTDYYTAHGTPPGEWFGSGVDGLNELLDDIHVENADRISVGDVVTEVQMKALFGEGLHPNADALIAELIDRDVPSEDAIRLARLGRKFPTFKNNVELFDRHAAEIAEYTDTHGHAPSPDESAAILDRIAGGMFQDKHGRPVANEAELRNWIAHEKGKVRHPVAGHDLVFTPPKSVSSLWALAPNETRIEIERIVDATVKDTLRWLEENACFTRVGRNGEEQIDTNGFVATLYKHFDSRCGDPNLHTHAVVSIKTQAAEDGKWRAVDGSTMFRFAVAASQRFNAEVMQRLSTELGLELTHREIEQGKQPVVELAAIPRDMLEMFSSRRSAIEARRDELVAEYRTKYQRMPDAKTMYQLYQQATLDTREGKADAKSLAEMRAEWREKAAEILGGNEAVDQLVRDAFAADHAPRPQRRSLDDDARAVITKLESKRSRWQLPHIVSAVQAHLGGETFPDLDTYRTAVDRLTNRVVELSITTPRVELPTIPRRLRRRNGDFVLSHHGSHKHSSQRILDAETMLVSATSEPTVFTARTASIHEVYETMRAETGRNLNAGQRTLTEHFLQSGALLAVGVGPAGTGKTTSMKAVVQAWQNEGRRVIALAPSAVAAETLGDEVGVTGLTLASLTYPWRGLIGSRPGTLPAGIDIAPGTMLLVDEASLASTLDLAAVVEIAKEHGAVVRLLGDPAQLDAVETGGMLRYLAQNTDAPELDTVVRFGNDTAQAENSMLLRSGDSTGLDLIYERDLVREGTRKEVIGQAVENYLHDLADGKESIVMLPTREDVTAANIQVQAVRRHDGTSDESTTVALADELTAGRGDIVLTRSNRRDLNPSGGKKAGAFVRNGDLWEVLDVVSERGALTVRHLEHGGVITLPADYISTHVQLGYASTVHRAQGVTVDTAHAIITPEMDRSGLYVAVTRARTDNRIYVPVDVPINLDTERPHLEDKNVSTGRMILETVVATDNGHRTATEELAEQAAHATDPERLREAYLAAQRRLRDDALETEMRRTLPEQIAATIEGTEGWAQLRQVLADAHDHGYSTRTLLGHALAEGPLAGAKDIGAVLAHRTRAIVGQFTEHSTLPPLPIRDPLHTDAELYDFAVECARRYTETTDRAAAADTGIGEVIRRYRDTSALLETQRVRTLATAALGEELGARIAGESSARLLARQLHRAAQAGVDPINLLTWHHERLAENGVETTAAALRSDMAKPLTELIARRNTAWLTEHEETIAEHLPTLALQTDDERAQAIAGRIEHLHRLSGASIEEVVADLAERAGATAPATVLLAELDRIAADGRDLTNPDTPEWVVAPVSDADTIDPELAATIREDYKAIAELHRDYRDQLTDDTAPTWAHDTLGTCPDDPEHAALWRTIIADAAAYRSTHQVADLETLAGVRPKDRRAELDWKNVESQRAQLLLRQQHHDQAPCPVPEHSRRPYEAPRTEQRYRRI from the coding sequence ATGACCCTCCACGTCCTGCACGCAGCGGACGGCTATGAGTACCTGACGCGTCAGGTCGCCACAGCCGACCGCGAGCGCGAACGTGGAGCAGAACTGACCGATTACTACACCGCGCACGGCACACCGCCCGGCGAATGGTTCGGCTCAGGAGTCGACGGTTTGAACGAGCTTCTGGATGACATCCACGTCGAGAACGCCGACCGGATCTCCGTCGGAGATGTCGTCACCGAGGTGCAGATGAAGGCCCTGTTCGGCGAAGGACTCCACCCGAATGCCGACGCCCTGATCGCAGAACTCATCGACCGGGACGTCCCCTCCGAGGACGCGATCCGGCTCGCTCGACTCGGACGGAAGTTCCCGACCTTCAAGAACAACGTCGAACTGTTCGACCGACACGCGGCCGAAATCGCCGAGTACACCGACACCCACGGACACGCCCCGAGCCCGGACGAATCTGCTGCTATCCTCGACCGTATCGCCGGAGGAATGTTCCAGGACAAGCATGGCCGGCCGGTCGCGAACGAGGCCGAATTGCGGAACTGGATCGCCCACGAGAAGGGCAAAGTCCGCCACCCGGTGGCCGGCCACGACCTGGTTTTCACACCACCCAAGAGTGTGTCGAGCCTGTGGGCACTGGCACCGAACGAGACGCGCATCGAGATCGAGCGCATCGTCGATGCCACGGTGAAAGACACCCTCCGGTGGCTCGAAGAGAACGCCTGCTTCACTCGCGTTGGCCGCAACGGCGAGGAACAGATCGACACCAACGGTTTCGTCGCGACCCTCTACAAGCATTTCGATTCCCGCTGCGGGGACCCCAATCTGCACACCCATGCCGTCGTGTCGATCAAGACCCAGGCCGCCGAAGACGGCAAGTGGCGAGCCGTCGACGGATCGACCATGTTCCGCTTCGCCGTCGCCGCCTCGCAGCGATTCAACGCCGAAGTGATGCAGCGCCTGAGCACCGAACTCGGCCTCGAGCTGACCCACCGCGAGATCGAGCAGGGCAAGCAACCCGTGGTCGAACTGGCCGCCATTCCCCGCGACATGCTCGAGATGTTCAGCTCCCGCCGCAGCGCAATCGAGGCCCGCCGCGACGAACTCGTGGCCGAGTACCGCACCAAGTACCAGCGGATGCCTGACGCCAAGACGATGTATCAGCTCTATCAACAAGCAACCCTCGACACCCGCGAAGGCAAGGCCGACGCGAAATCACTCGCCGAGATGCGCGCAGAATGGCGCGAGAAGGCCGCCGAAATCCTCGGCGGCAACGAGGCCGTCGACCAGCTCGTCCGCGACGCCTTCGCCGCCGATCACGCCCCGAGGCCACAGCGCCGCAGCCTCGACGACGACGCCCGAGCCGTGATCACCAAGCTTGAGTCCAAGCGCTCGCGCTGGCAACTGCCACACATCGTCTCCGCAGTCCAGGCCCACCTCGGCGGTGAGACGTTCCCCGACCTCGACACCTACCGGACGGCAGTCGATCGACTCACCAACCGGGTCGTGGAGTTGTCGATAACCACCCCACGAGTCGAGCTGCCCACGATCCCGAGGCGTCTGCGCCGACGTAACGGCGACTTCGTTCTGTCCCACCACGGCAGCCACAAACACAGCTCCCAGCGCATCCTCGACGCCGAAACGATGCTGGTATCGGCCACCAGCGAACCCACCGTCTTCACCGCTCGCACCGCCTCGATCCACGAGGTGTACGAGACGATGCGCGCCGAAACCGGACGCAACCTCAACGCCGGCCAGCGCACCTTGACCGAGCACTTCCTGCAATCCGGGGCACTGCTGGCCGTCGGTGTCGGACCCGCAGGAACCGGCAAGACCACCAGCATGAAGGCCGTCGTGCAGGCATGGCAGAACGAAGGCCGTCGCGTCATAGCCCTCGCACCCTCCGCAGTCGCCGCCGAAACACTCGGCGACGAAGTCGGCGTCACCGGCCTGACCCTGGCCTCCCTGACCTACCCCTGGCGCGGTCTCATCGGCAGTCGCCCCGGCACACTTCCGGCCGGCATCGACATCGCACCGGGCACGATGCTGCTCGTCGACGAAGCCTCCCTTGCCTCCACCCTCGACCTCGCCGCCGTCGTCGAGATCGCCAAGGAACATGGCGCAGTCGTCCGCCTGCTCGGTGACCCGGCCCAGCTCGACGCTGTGGAGACCGGCGGAATGCTGCGCTATCTGGCGCAGAACACCGACGCTCCCGAACTCGACACCGTGGTCCGATTCGGCAACGACACCGCCCAAGCCGAAAACTCGATGCTGCTGCGATCCGGTGACTCCACCGGCCTGGACCTGATCTACGAACGCGATCTCGTGCGCGAAGGAACGCGCAAAGAAGTGATCGGCCAGGCCGTCGAGAACTACCTCCACGACCTCGCCGACGGCAAAGAATCCATCGTCATGCTGCCCACCCGCGAGGACGTCACGGCAGCGAACATCCAAGTCCAGGCCGTACGCCGCCACGACGGAACCAGCGACGAATCCACCACCGTCGCCCTCGCCGACGAACTCACCGCAGGCCGCGGCGACATCGTGCTCACCCGCAGCAACCGCCGCGATCTGAACCCCTCAGGCGGAAAGAAAGCCGGAGCGTTCGTGCGAAACGGCGACCTGTGGGAAGTGCTCGATGTCGTCTCCGAACGCGGCGCACTGACCGTCCGGCACCTCGAACACGGCGGCGTCATCACCCTGCCGGCCGACTACATCAGCACCCACGTGCAACTCGGCTACGCCTCCACCGTGCACCGCGCCCAGGGCGTCACCGTCGACACCGCCCACGCCATCATCACCCCCGAGATGGACCGCTCCGGGCTGTATGTGGCCGTCACCCGCGCCCGCACCGACAACCGGATCTACGTCCCGGTCGACGTGCCGATCAACCTCGACACCGAGCGTCCGCACCTCGAAGACAAGAACGTCTCCACCGGCCGGATGATCCTCGAAACCGTCGTCGCCACCGACAACGGCCACCGCACCGCCACCGAAGAACTCGCCGAACAAGCCGCCCACGCCACCGACCCGGAGCGGCTGCGCGAGGCATATCTGGCCGCCCAACGCCGCCTCCGCGACGACGCACTCGAGACCGAGATGCGCCGCACCCTGCCCGAACAGATTGCCGCCACAATCGAAGGCACCGAAGGATGGGCACAGCTTCGCCAGGTCCTCGCCGATGCCCATGACCACGGCTACAGCACCCGCACACTCCTCGGACACGCCCTCGCCGAAGGCCCCCTCGCCGGAGCGAAAGACATCGGAGCGGTCCTCGCCCATCGCACCCGCGCCATCGTCGGCCAGTTCACCGAACACTCGACATTGCCGCCGCTACCGATCCGCGACCCGCTACACACCGACGCGGAATTGTACGACTTCGCGGTCGAATGCGCCCGCCGCTACACCGAGACCACCGACCGCGCCGCGGCCGCAGACACCGGCATCGGCGAGGTCATCCGCCGCTACCGCGACACCTCCGCACTGCTCGAAACACAGAGAGTTCGCACCCTTGCCACCGCTGCACTCGGAGAAGAACTCGGTGCCCGCATCGCCGGAGAATCCTCCGCACGACTGCTCGCCCGCCAGCTCCACCGCGCCGCCCAAGCCGGCGTCGACCCGATCAACCTGCTCACCTGGCACCACGAACGCCTGGCCGAAAACGGCGTCGAGACCACCGCGGCCGCGCTGCGCTCCGACATGGCCAAGCCCCTGACCGAGTTGATCGCCCGCCGCAACACCGCATGGCTCACCGAGCACGAAGAGACCATCGCCGAGCACCTACCTACGCTCGCGTTGCAGACCGACGACGAACGAGCCCAGGCCATCGCCGGACGCATCGAACATCTCCACCGCCTCAGCGGAGCGAGCATTGAGGAGGTCGTGGCCGATCTGGCGGAGCGGGCCGGAGCCACCGCCCCAGCGACCGTGCTGCTCGCCGAACTCGACCGCATCGCCGCCGACGGCAGAGACCTCACTAACCCAGACACACCCGAATGGGTCGTCGCGCCCGTATCCGACGCCGACACCATCGACCCCGAACTCGCCGCCACGATCCGCGAGGACTACAAGGCCATCGCCGAGCTCCACCGCGACTACCGCGACCAGCTCACCGACGACACCGCCCCGACCTGGGCACACGACACTCTCGGCACCTGCCCCGATGATCCGGAGCACGCTGCTTTGTGGCGGACTATCATCGCCGACGCGGCCGCCTACCGCAGCACTCATCAGGTTGCTGACCTGGAGACCCTGGCCGGAGTCCGGCCGAAGGATCGCCGTGCCGAACTCGACTGGAAGAATGTCGAAAGTCAACGCGCCCAACTACTTCTGCGACAACAGCATCATGATCAGGCGCCGTGCCCAGTTCCGGAACACTCCAGACGCCCGTACGAGGCTCCGCGTACTGAGCAACGCTATCGGCGTATTTGA
- a CDS encoding type IV secretory system conjugative DNA transfer family protein, translated as MNERGQQRPTQPVIPVGTGLVVVVIGGVLWTVYAGGAVAGLVTGAGPVFPEGLHGTLSVLRALVLTPGDPTVGWSEDSRPGSAVAVWVCLIAAMLVYIAVVLVIDGKVSARQRAKRTRQEGFADRTELRQRGLDRKSAVKAAKTNRASLGDTPARKIDAHQVATRIGTLYGEHGKDAEVFVQYRDGTLVEGPTGSGKSWRLAWQRIVESVGFVLATTTKPDLLWSTVGQRLVSGPVEVFDPEGITRWPTPMRWSLLAGCDDPDTAIRRADALVQAVPLGDTKNSGYFSTNAAKYLRCCLYAAAVSGGDVTTFYRWAMQRQVPKVKEILDRDLPTWSVEYSQLGGSGSDSVDDVMSTVSTLLDPLASPKLMAAVNVTADESVNLAQLIRDGGTLYLISEGSYGSSAPIVTALAAEAYYLAKEISREYPEERIDPPVRFILDEVNNVAPIPDLPDKVSDSAGRGISIWAFCHGQEQNIRRWGPSAGKMFTTNSPVRIILPGLGDVNELEQISRLTGEREQWWSPTQAPRQTKVMTAPEIRGMPADQALMIYRGAAPARIHLPLVWDIPHWKKRVLDSQEVYNWVCETGELPDWAWSRTGGEVVLG; from the coding sequence GTGAACGAGCGGGGTCAGCAGCGGCCGACACAGCCGGTGATTCCGGTCGGTACCGGCCTGGTGGTCGTGGTGATCGGCGGGGTCCTGTGGACGGTGTACGCCGGGGGCGCGGTTGCCGGCCTGGTGACCGGGGCGGGTCCGGTGTTCCCGGAAGGGCTGCACGGCACGTTGTCGGTGTTGCGGGCGTTGGTGCTCACGCCGGGTGACCCGACGGTGGGTTGGTCCGAGGACTCGCGGCCGGGCTCGGCGGTCGCGGTGTGGGTGTGCCTGATCGCAGCGATGCTGGTCTATATCGCCGTCGTCCTCGTGATCGACGGGAAGGTTTCGGCACGTCAGCGCGCTAAGCGCACGCGCCAGGAAGGGTTCGCGGACCGGACGGAGCTGCGTCAGCGCGGCCTCGATCGCAAGAGCGCAGTGAAAGCCGCGAAGACGAACCGGGCGAGCCTGGGTGATACTCCGGCCCGCAAGATCGACGCGCACCAGGTGGCGACCCGGATCGGCACGCTCTACGGCGAGCACGGCAAAGATGCCGAGGTGTTCGTCCAGTACCGGGACGGCACGCTGGTCGAGGGTCCGACCGGATCGGGCAAGAGCTGGCGGTTGGCCTGGCAGCGGATCGTCGAATCGGTCGGGTTCGTGCTGGCCACGACCACCAAACCTGATCTGCTGTGGTCGACGGTAGGGCAACGGTTGGTCTCCGGCCCGGTCGAGGTGTTCGACCCCGAGGGCATCACGCGGTGGCCGACGCCGATGCGATGGTCCCTGCTGGCCGGCTGCGATGACCCGGATACGGCGATCCGGCGTGCCGATGCGCTGGTTCAGGCTGTTCCCCTCGGCGATACCAAGAACAGTGGGTACTTCTCGACGAACGCAGCGAAGTACCTGCGGTGCTGTCTGTATGCGGCGGCGGTGTCCGGTGGGGATGTGACCACCTTCTATCGCTGGGCAATGCAGCGGCAGGTGCCGAAGGTCAAGGAGATTCTGGACCGGGACCTGCCGACGTGGAGCGTGGAGTATTCGCAGCTCGGCGGCTCGGGATCGGATTCGGTCGACGATGTGATGTCGACGGTCTCGACGCTGCTCGATCCCCTCGCCTCACCGAAGCTGATGGCGGCAGTCAACGTCACCGCCGACGAGTCGGTGAACCTCGCGCAGCTCATCCGCGACGGCGGGACGCTGTATCTGATCTCCGAAGGCTCCTACGGCTCGAGCGCACCGATCGTCACGGCGTTGGCGGCGGAGGCGTATTACCTGGCCAAAGAGATTTCGCGGGAGTACCCAGAGGAGCGAATCGACCCTCCGGTGCGGTTCATTCTCGATGAGGTCAACAATGTCGCGCCCATCCCGGATCTGCCCGACAAGGTATCCGACAGCGCCGGGCGAGGAATCTCGATCTGGGCGTTCTGCCACGGTCAGGAGCAGAACATCCGGCGATGGGGTCCGAGCGCGGGGAAGATGTTCACGACGAACTCGCCAGTGCGGATCATCCTGCCCGGCCTCGGTGATGTGAACGAGCTCGAGCAGATCTCCCGATTGACCGGCGAGCGCGAACAGTGGTGGTCTCCGACCCAGGCTCCTCGGCAGACGAAGGTGATGACCGCCCCGGAGATTCGCGGAATGCCCGCTGACCAGGCATTGATGATCTACCGGGGTGCGGCTCCGGCGCGGATCCATCTCCCGCTGGTGTGGGACATTCCGCACTGGAAAAAGCGGGTGCTCGACTCTCAAGAGGTCTACAACTGGGTCTGCGAGACGGGGGAGCTGCCCGATTGGGCCTGGTCCCGCACGGGCGGGGAAGTGGTGCTCGGATGA